The DNA segment aggaggaggaggaatggcatTGTTAAGTCCTCAGCTTTCAATTTACGTGATGTGTAGACTCACTAGCGACATTCGTTCTTTAGTAAAAGACCAAATTTCTCTTAGCACGTTTAGTATTCACGTTTTGCTGCTGCGGTTTCAAAATAAACCGGATAAAACACGTATATATATGTACTCTCAAAACTCATTTTTTCATCTTCGTCATGCTTATGTTttttaaaaggagagagagagagagagagagagagagagagagagagagagagagagagagagagagagagagagagagagagagagaaaactgcacGAGATGTCTTTCGATGTTTATGTCAGGTGTCAGGAAGTACCATGAAACCAAAGGAAGGACGCCGGCAGTAAATTGTGCCGCTAGGAAGACCAGACACGATCTATCCCGGCACAGCGCAGCACTGAATTCACTGGATGGCCGCCATGAGGGAGTTTCAGGGTCATTACAAGAGGTGAAAATGTGCTCTTTCCTATGGTACTTCAGTTTTTGTGAAAAATATCTGGTTTGTGAATTACTGAGAGTCTACATGAAGCATACTCTCGGATATGAGGAATAATATTATGAAGTTTAATGCTGTAGCTCTAATTCTATGAGCGATAAATGGTTTGCGAATTACTGAAAGTCAAATGAACCAGTTTTATGTAGAGCGTCCCGTACATTTCTTATAAGGAAGAATTAATGAGACTCCGTTGTTGATCTCACAGATACAGGCTCGCACTTCCGCAAAGGACGAGAGTGGCCGGCGTGAATAGTCCATACTTGTGTCATGAGGTAGTTTGCGCTGAGTTGGGTTAGGCTGCTAAACATTTTATAGATAAAAGGATTGTTATACATTGCAGCAATCAGATCAGCGCCAGGGGCCACCCAGACACTTTATATTGACTCGAACAGACCtagctatatccttcctgtaatatgatAACCAGAACTGCACGCCACAATTTGGATGAGCTCTGGCTAGCGCTATATATACTttcaatattacttcgggacttctactgTTAAAGCTTCTAGAGATTAATCCTAATATACGGTTTGCTTTATCTCtagcttctatgcattgttttctcgGGCGAAGATCAGTGCTAACTACAACTACAAAATCTCTTTCGTCCTTTGATCTTAACAAAGCCACGTTCTTTATTGTTTACCATTACATGGATTTCCTATACATATGCCAAGTATTCTGCATTTGCTAACATAAAACGTGACGTTAAATATTTCACAccgagcagcagcaccaccaccatacgGAAAGAAGGTAATGTGTGGACAGTGTACAGGACAGTTATGTATAGAAGCTCCACGTGAGTTTGGAGCACTTGTGTCTGGCGACGTCTTCGTCTCAATCTCATCGTCGCGTTTCGCTTATTTTCCAGAATTGGAAACGAAATGCGAAATAATGCAGCGGAAGGATAATCGCTGGAGTATAGCCACTACTTgcggagatgaaaaaaaattacacgttCACCAAGAAAAAccgaagtggaggaggaaggcagagcGCTGCGGCGTGACGTGACGCCACAGGTTTCTGCCGCTCGCCGCCTATATGAGCCGCGTGCCGCAGCCctgcagcacacagcacaccagCAACTACTACTCTTCACAGTACTACACCGCCGCCATGAGGTATGATGTACCCTCAGAGCCTCGCAGTGGTGATGCTTTTCCCGTGCAGAACTGAATCCGCCGCGATGCCGCCGCCTGAGTCCAAACACCGACGTCTCACTGGCCTCTGTCTCCTCTCGTTTGCAGAGTGTCTGTTGCCCTGATGTTGATGGGAGCGGTGCTGGTGGCCAATCTGCTCATCGTCAACGCAGCCCCCAGCCTCTACCGGTAAGCCCGTATCTGCCGCACCGCTACATCCTCACGGTCGGGATCCAAATGCCTCTGTTTGACAGCATAGTATTCACACTCGTTAATCCTCTCACTGTAAAACAGTCTGTGAGGATGAGATTATAGTTTGTTAATTAGCACGTGTGATTATGCATACTGCACAATGGTAATGACGGaaatattacataaaaacaGGATATTCATGCACCCGATACTCACGTCAGTTATCGGTGGTGGGTAACGAAGACTTTCTTAACACAGGAGTCTGAACGTGGACGATGCCGACAATTCTGACAGCAACGATAGTACTGCGAGCCTCGCCAAGCGGTATGTGGATGCTAAATGTACAGCGAGTCGTATTCCCATCGTGCAAAGTtgtatcttattattttattttattcatttatttatttatttgtttatttattttattttattttttttcacgccGCAGGAGTGTGAATATCGACAACAGCagcgatgatgacgatgacgataagAGGATTGTCAAACGGTACGTGAATGctaaacgtttattatgaattaTCTCCTTTAGAGGTAtcttaaacatttattatatttcatttcttcCGATTCAGGAGTGCTCAGCAAGACAGCGATGACGATAGTgttgaatataagaaaattctGAAACgctacatgattttttttagatGAAAGTGAAATGCTTTGTGTTCCCTTCAGACCAtgttcccatttttttttttcttctttcacgcTGCAGGAGTGTGAATATCGACGACAGCAGCGATGATGATTCCGACGATAAGAGAATAGTCAAACGGTACGTGAATACTAGTCGTGAAATATGGTATATTTTCCTGTTATGCTACGTCAAATACTTACTgtgttatgtatattttttcaggAGTGTGAAtctcgatgatgatgatgatgatagtgatgacgatgatgacgataagAGGATTGTCAAACGGTACGTGAGTGATAGATGTTCATTACTAATGATCACCTTTAGAATTATCTTAGatatttgttgtatttcatttctCCCGATTCAGGAGTGCTCAGCAAGACAGCGATGACGATAGTGTTGAATAGAAGAAAATTCTTAAACggtacatgattttttttagagTGAGTGAAGTGTTTCATGTTCCCTTCAGACTATGGTCCCATTGTTTTTCATATACTTCTTCCCACGATACAGGAACGTCAACctcgatgacgatgacgatgatgatgatggtgacgatgacgACGATAAGAAGATTGTCAAGCGGTAagtagtagataaaaaaaaaatgcaatgaacGCCAACAATCACGTTTCCATCTTGCTATTTAAATGCCGGCCAATTTTATGAGGAACCtcgggaataaaataaaaataataatgatgaaaaacgATGACGAAATAAGTAAAATTACTCATGTTCCCTCCATATCACGTCCCTAGtgcttttcatatatttcttctcaCGATGCAGGAATGTGAACCtcgatgacgatgacgacgacgatgacgatgacgatgacaagAAGATCGTCAAGCGGTAagtatacaaaagaattcaatGCATACCAACAAGCATACTATTTAAATTTAATAGCATAAATTAGCGTAGATacaagaaacccacacagtatgtGCGCAATGAAGAAcgacaataaaataagatataGGAATTAAAGTTAGATCTCCGTCAGAGAAAACTACATAAAGGCCAGAAACAGAGCAAATCGGGTATTGGTATTCACCTTTAGGACTATTAAAAGTAGAAAGcctaaagtaatattaaagttacagtTGGTggtggtcagacttcatctagattACGTTCTTTAGTTATGCTATCTGTGACACAGGAAAGATGTACGTCTATTAGTGGAAAgtagaatgactaaaaagaaaCAGGGGAAGCATTCCTTATGAAAGCAAACTGAAacttttaaatttatattcCTTGGAGAGGCGTAGGTtgagaggagacctgatagagGTCCTTAAATGATAtagggatataacaaggatagaacaagaaataatgatttCAAGCTTGATagttaaatatgaaaaaaaaaagaggatagcATTGGTTCTTAAACAGAATGGTAGATAAAATTAATGAACCCAATAACCAGGTTTTTAATgttgagtcattaaggagctttaaaagaagattaaacaaataTTTGGTTGAGATGAGAATGTTAGATGGAAGCAGGTAGGCGTGTTTCGTACAGGGGCTGCCATCTGTAGGCCTGACGGGTTCTTgaaactttccttattttcttgtgctcttatgttttttttcttttttttttatgttgttacgTTATGCAGGAGTAGAGAAACAgattatgataatgaaaaacGATATCCATATAATTCAAGTGCTTCATGTTCCCTCCATACCATATGCACATTGGTTTTTCATAGTATATTTCTTACGATGCAGGAATGTTAACCTAGACGACAATGACGATGACGATAGTGacgatgatggcgatgataaaAAGATCGTCAAACGGTAACTAGTTGATCAAAGAATCCAATACACACCAACTGCTGAATCAGGTTCCCATCAAGCTGTTTAACTAGTAGTACTGGCTAATGTTAGGAAAAGTTCAGTAACAGAAAATAGCAATGAAAAGGGAATAAGGTCTGTGCGTCTTCCACGTGTTCTATCATATTCCTATCCACAGCAGGGCTTAAAGAGACGGACAACGCCATGTGGACTTCACCATCTCATCACACTTAGCGCTCCCCTCGTCACCTGAcctaaagaaaggaggaggaggaggaggaggaggtgtgtcgTCCCCGCAGTCCTCCTAACTCATCATAACGACCATAACTGTAAAACGACCTTATATTCTGTTGCCTGTGTCCTTGTCTTGTGTTTCATAATtatgttttctgtctgtctttcctgttattagtttttattttatctggtGCCTCTCATCTCTTATCGTTAATTgaggtgtactctctctctctctgaaagtactgcctctttctcttcaagtTGTGGTTCTTTCTTCAGAGTTAAGcttttttttgttaaggtttagaaaaaaaataagattgtaATGACTGTAGCCTTGGAAGATTACTACTAAATTTCCATATATTCAGAATTCTGTATCAGTAAAGATATTAAcgtaactgattttttttatatatatggataaagaaaagacccaaagaaaatataaagaaaaaaaaaaggtacaagcGCATTATTATTGAACACACGGGTGATTAGATTaatacactacacacacacacacacacacacacacacacacacacacacacacacacatcacacacattGGCCCTGCTCttcaatacacacacatcaacacataTTGAAAAAGCTGGGTTTAACTAGGGCGtggttaagtttttttttttctgtagcagggacaccggccaagggcaacaaaaatccaataaaaaaaaataaataaaaagtctaCCTAGATGCGTGTCTCCGAATAGGGTCTACAGCGGTAgtcaaaagttgaaggataagtttcttgaaacctctcatttcaaggagttcaagtcatatgaaggtggaaataaagaagcaggcagggagttccagagtttaccagagaaaggaatgaacgattgagattactggttaactcttgcattagagagttggacacaataagggtgagagagattagaaagtcttgtgcagcaaggcagcgggaggaagggaagcgtgCAGTTaccaggatcagaagagcagttagtatgaaagtAGTGGTACAATATAGCAAGAGAAAGCCTAAGAGATGCAGAGATGATAACGaagctaaagacagtcagttagaggagcggagatgatgagacgaaaaggttttgattccaccctgtccatAAGAATAGTATGAGTGAAGATAATATATGagtcatactccatacatggacggataagatccttgtacagagtgagcagctgggggatgaggaaaactgacggagacgtctcagaacgcatgacttcacagaagctgttttagctaaagatgaggtgtgaagtttctagttcggattataagtaaaggacagaccgagaatgttcagtgtagaagagtggaacagttgagtgtcattgaagaagaggggagagttgtctggatggttgtgtcgagctgaagcgagtttttgaggcactgaacaataccaagtttgctctgccccaatctgaaattttagaaagatcagaagtcaggcgttctgtcgctaccctgcgtgaactgttcaCTTCCAGAAGAGATTGACATgtacgaaaagacatggaaaagtgcaggttggtatcatcagcgtaggagtggatacgaaaagaagtttggtttagaaggtcattgataaataataggaagacagtgggtgacaggagagaaccctgaggaacaccactgctaatagatcaaggagaagaacagtgactgtctaccacaacagcaataaaacggtcagaaaggaaactggggatggttacagagagaaggatagaatccGTAGGAGAGTAGTCTGGAAATTAAacctttgtgctagactcttattaaaagcttttgatatgtctgaggcaacagcaaaagtttcaccaaaatctctaaaagagggtgaccaagactcagtaaaaaaaagccagatcaccagtagaagggccttgacggaacccatacaggCGATCAAAtaaaaaggttgtgaagtgatagatgtttaagaatcttcctgtttaggACATATTAAAActttctaaaaaaaaactttagataggcaggaaattaaagcaataggacggtcacTTTAttaagaacaggttgaatgtaggcaaactttcagcaagaaggaaacgtagatgttgaaagacagagTCGAAAAATTtttactaggcaaggtgcaagaacagaggcgcagtttcaaaataacaataggagggaccccatcaggtccataagccttcccagAATTTAGGCcaccgagggcatggaaaacgtcattgcgaagaattttaataggtagcatgaagtagtcagagggtggaggagagggaggaacaagccctgaattgtccaagatAGAATATTTGCAAAGGTTttagtgaagagttcagctttagagatggatgtgacagcagtgatgccatctggttgcaataagggagggaaagaataagaagcaaaGTCACTGGTGATGTCTTTGTTGAGGtgctagaagtcacgaggggagttagatcatgaaagattttgacactttctattaatgaaggagttttttgactagttagagaacagaacTGGTATgattccgggcaaaaatatgaagtgtatgagattctggtgatggaaggctcaagtaccttttgtgggccacatctctttcatgtatagcacgagaacaggcagttctcgtgctatacaaaccttccaaacctaggtttggaaggtttagattgagaaaaagagtgaagaatgaaaGCTGCCAtggcagacactatcacctcttttatGTGCTCGGCACATAGAGTtagtctctgacacgaaagcagtagtcattccaaggaaaatcatcaaaatacctcctcaggtccccccaactggcagaggcaaaacgccataGGCActtccgcttagggggatcctgagcgATAGGAGCGAATGGACAAGATACAGGTATGAAATTGTGATTAAAGGAcccccaacggagaagagagggtaacagcataagggggttaggaaaaggtcaagaatgttgggtgtatttcCAAGACAGTcaagaatatgagtagggtgttgcaccaatttctctaggtcatggaggatagcaaagttgaaggctagttcactagtatggtcagtgaagggagaggaaagccaaagctggtggtgaacattgatgtctccaagaatggagatctccgcaaaagggaagaggtcagaatgtgctccactttggaaattaagtagtcaaagaatttcttatagtcagagaagttacgtgagaggtatacagcacagatacagAGTGACTCTGTACTCATAGCCAGATGTtgaaaaactcagaagattcaagagcattggcacgagagcaggttaagttattgtgcacataaacgcaacatccaagTTTTGATTGAAAATgacgatagagaaagtaggagggaacagaaaagaagctgttgtcagttgcctcaatcACCTGTatttcactgaaaaaaaagagaatatttatACAGTTTGAAGATTAGATCACGAATGTTGTAGAGGTTAATGTACAAAATGTTgaggggggtttcaagacaattaagatcgataccagaagagtagTCAAACATGGTGATATTTGTGGTCACCTCCCCaaatggggactccaaggctggtgaaggagttgccatgataattttgagatTTGAATGAAAGGTGTGTATGTAAtaagatgcttgtagttttgtatgaaggaagagagttgtctttagagggcaggctgtgattgcccccttgtgttgggagacacaaaaggaaacgttcagtgaggtcacagttgggtttaatgataagttcacagcaccccctgatccagtgctttagacctcactatgagtaattatcattttggtaggtgtctactgcctcctatgttgttattgttattgttgttgttggggcagtagtgatgatggtggtagtggtggtgctgataaCATTACCTCTCATCTACACACATAATACTCACGCCAAATAAGCGAAAACTCACTATATATCTGTAACAGTTTACATTGGTTTCTAATCgatgaaatgtaaagaaaaacacctcttacatatttttttactacttatGCATAAAATCTCAGTACagggatacaaaaaaaatagtggttCTTTTAAATTATTACATACAGAAATGTTCGAGTAAACCAGGGTccatatacataaaaagacCTAAAAGTTCTTAAATTTACTCCCAGCTGAAAGCATATGATAAAAGCATATACAAGAACCTATAAAAGTTTCCCTAAGTCACTTTTACCTAGGAGTGAAATGAAAGTCTATACATGTCATGTTTAACACTTCAGAAAGAGCCTAAccattatgttttgttttttttcacactagaatgtcaaaacaataatacataaaagcatttaatgttaatttatatttcactttttcgataaaaaaaaacaaccggAGTACTcacatattttattattttaattatgtaCATGAGGCAAATTCAGACTCTAGGAACCAACCCCTGGGATGTcaacacaacaataatgatggAGGTAGCTTCGAGAAACCAACAAAAGAGAGAGGCTAATTGGATGACACACTAGTTTCTGCTTAAGGCAAAGTGATTTTCAAAACTGCTTATCCCTGCAAACACATGCGGGTATGGATGAGTTAAGCTGAATGCAATTCAATTTATTAAATTTCACTAACTCCCCAGGAAGAAGCTCTGAGATGACTTGGTAATGCTGGGTTTAAATCACGATTTCTTAAACTGCACTTATTTCCAGCAAGGGACTATAGGGTGTCTGGGTGAGACTATCAAGTTGAATGCAAAGATGTTAAATTCCGGTTACTTGTACTATGTGGTGAAGGGTTAAATAGAGTGCAAAAAAGATTTGTTATATTCCATTTACTCCCTGCAAAGAGCTGAGATGACTGAGTTTGGTTAGGATAGGTGTTGAATTAATTTATTAACTATAatttattatcacacacacacacacacacacacacacacacacttgccaaaACACAATTTAAAAAATGAATTTCAGTGTCATGAGCTACAATTGCATCCCATAGTTAGCTTTATTCCATGCGCCAAGCGTTCATTGTTAGCTTAGATTTATGATGACAGGGAGAAGTAATTTTAAAATGCTGAGATATCAGATTCCAAAAGAAATCTATAAGTTGTTTTTCCTAAAGAGTTCACTCAGGGGAAACATTCAGAGGACATGTACAACTGTAAACGGACGTATATTTTAGGTTGATTATAAAGTAAATTTTGGTTAATAGGTTTGCTGAACATACGAATGGCTCAGAGTAATAAACAGTACTTTGGAGAGCCAAATTTTACCCGGGCATCGCCGGATAATTCTGGCAGtcttatataataaaacacactgtctgtctgtgtgtctgtgtgtctgtgtgtgggtgtgtccgCTTTTCACGGAAAAGCCACTGAACTGACTGAGATGATTCAGGGAGTGACACAGGCTATGTCTTAACTACTTCCAGCCCAAAACCATTAGATTATCCAGGCAAATCTGTCACCATTTAAGACAACAGCCCAAACGATAAatgctcccagtgaggtctacagcactggatcaaggggtgctgtgaacttattattaatCCCAGCTATGATCTCAaagaacatttccctttgtgtttcacaacacaagggggcagtcacagcttaccctctaaaaacaactctctgCCTTCACACAAAACTCCATGCACCATATTAAACATACATCCTTCATTCAAAACTCAAAATAATCatgacgactcctacaccaatcTTGGAGtttccatctggggagggaaccataaatgttcccatgtcggactgctcttctggtatcaaccctaactGTCTTGataaccccctcaactttttcttcattaacttctgcaacattcacggccttgaatctaattttcaatctgtagaacaccacctctcttctactaaacctcatcttttctttattgaaACTCCGCTGTCTGAGgcaacttttgttgttgccttggacatatcaaaagtatttcattgagtctggcacaaagctttgatttccaatctACCCTCCTACACCTCCTATTCTCCTCTTTGTAACttaatttcaagtttcctttctgattaaTCTATTGGTGCTGCGTTACACAGTcacttcttctaaatctattaacactgGTGTTTCAGGGATCTGTCCTGTCCTCCACTCTCTTACTATTAATCATCAgtgatattctaaaccaaacttcttgtcatatttcactcctacgttgatgataccaccctgcactttttcacgtcttttcgtcGACGTTcatcccttcaggaagtaaacagttcatgcagggaagccccagaacacttgacttctgatctctctaaaaattTCTTATTGTTGCAGAACAAtcttagtattgttcattggctcaaaaactcaattcctccatctagcAACTCGACATAatctttcagacaactatcccctcttcttcaatgtcactcaactgtccctctcttcttcaatgaacatccttggtctgtcctttactaataatccaaaatggaaacttcacatctcatttctagctaaaacagcttctatgaagttaggtgttcttagTCGTCTCCACCAGcttttctcatcccctcccatggttgctaactctgtaaagaGGACTTATCTGTCGGAGTATGTTTTACATGTATGGGGGGGGCTTCCAATCATACCATTCTTTTAGACATGGTAGAATCAAAAggtttttgttttatcaactcctttctTTTAACTGACGGTCTTGAGcatctttctcattgccgcaatgttgcacctcttgctatctcctattttcatgccaactgcacttctgaccttgctaactgcatgcctcctttcCTCGCACGAACTTACTGcacaacattttcttctttctctcatccctattctttccacctctctaatgcaaaagttaactagtattctcaatcattcatccctgcctgcttctgtatttccaccttcctgtgacttgatttctttcaagagggaggtttcaagacacttatcctgtattatTGACTAACGATTTCGAGTCTGTTCGGGGAACAGAAAATGAACCGATGGAACTCCAATGTACAAACTGAATTggtaaaaagtgtgtgtgtgtgtgtgtgtgtgtgtggtgtgtatgtgtgtgtgtgtgtgtgtgcttgaaatATACATATCAAGACGAAAAGAATTAACCGAATTTAAATTAAGTACGCATACATGAATATATAAGTTCATAAACATAACAAAGGAATCTCATTAGAACTCTCTTTCAAaagagggatgatgatgatgatgctgatgatgatgaggaggaggaggaaaaggaggaatggcATTGTTAAATCCTCAGCTTTTTAATTTACGCAATGTGTATGGACTGGCTAATGACATTCGTTCTTTAGTAACAGATTAGAGTTCTCTCAACACGTTTAGTATTCAAGTTTTGCTGCTGCGGTTTCAAAATAAAGTGGAGAAAACACGCATATATACGTACTCTCAaaactaatttttttattttttgtcttcgtCATGCTTACGTTTtgaaaaggtggaaaaaaaaaaaaaaaagctgcactCATATTTTTGACTGTTTGTGTCAGGTGTCAGGAAGTACCATGAAaccgagggaaggaaggatggacgcCGGTAGTAAATTGTGCCGCTAGGAAGACCAGGCACAACCTATCCCGGCACAGCGCAGCACACCATGATACATAAAGACATACGTCACCTTGCTGCTTTCACTGGATGGCCGCCATTAGGGAGTTTGAGTCATTACAAGAGGTGAAAATGTGCTCTTTCCTATGGTACTTCAGCTTTTGTGAAAAATATCTGGATTGTGAATTATTGAGAGTCTACATGAAGCATGCTCTCGGATATGAGGGATAATATTATGAAGTTTAATGTTGTAGCTCTAATTCTATGTGCGATAACTGGTTTGCGAATTACTTAGAGTCAAATGAACCAGTTATATGTAGAGCGTCCCGTACATTTCTTATAAGGAAGAATTAATAAGAGTCAGTTGTTGATCTCACAGATACAGGATCGCACTTTTGCACGGGATGAGAGTGGCCGGCGTGGTTTGCGCAAGGTTGAGCAGGTTAGGCTGCTAAACATTTTATAGATAGAAGGATTGTTATACACTGCAGCAATCAGATCAGCGCCAGGGGCCACCCAGACATTCATCGCCTCAGCAGCCTCCAAGGAGACACACAAGGTTAAATTTAATTTCTATTCGTCttcccaaacaaaacaaaacaaataaataaataaataaaaaatacactatatttacttttttaccttcattttacattta comes from the Scylla paramamosain isolate STU-SP2022 chromosome 28, ASM3559412v1, whole genome shotgun sequence genome and includes:
- the LOC135114939 gene encoding uncharacterized protein LOC135114939 isoform X2, with amino-acid sequence MSRVPQPCSTQHTSNYYSSQYYTAAMRVSVALMLMGAVLVANLLIVNAAPSLYRSLNVDDADNSDSNDSTASLAKRSVNIDNSSDDDDDDKRIVKRSVNIDDSSDDDSDDKRIVKRSVNLDDDDDDSDDDDDDKRIVKRNVNLDDDDDDDDGDDDDDKKIVKRNVNLDDDDDDDDDDDDKKIVKRA
- the LOC135114939 gene encoding uncharacterized protein LOC135114939 isoform X1, translated to MSRVPQPCSTQHTSNYYSSQYYTAAMRVSVALMLMGAVLVANLLIVNAAPSLYRSLNVDDADNSDSNDSTASLAKRSVNIDNSSDDDDDDKRIVKRSVNIDDSSDDDSDDKRIVKRSVNLDDDDDDSDDDDDDKRIVKRNVNLDDDDDDDDGDDDDDKKIVKRNVNLDDDDDDDDDDDDKKIVKRRA